GCCCAGCAGTCGGCTGGCCAGCGTGGCGATCACTTCGTTGGCGTTCATGTTGGAACTGGTGCCGGAACCGGTCTGGAAGATATCCACCGGAAAGTGCTGCATGAAATCGCCTTCGAGCAGCCCTTGCGCCGCGTCGACGATGGCTTTGCCCTGGGCTTCGCCGATCTGCTTGAGCTCGACGTTGGCCCGCGCCGCCGCAGCTTTCGCCAGGATCAGTGCGCGAATGAACTGCACCGGCATCGGTTTGCCGCTGATCGGGAAGTTATCCACCGCACGTTGGGTTTGTGCGCCGTAGAGCGCGGCTTCCGGGACCTGAAGCTCGCCCATGCTGTCGCGCTCAATACGTGTCTTGGTCATCAGTAAATCCTTGCACCAGTTCAATGAGGGGAATCGAAGGCTGCAACTCGCAGGTCGCCAGTTGCCAGGTGTAGCTTTGCCAGCGCTTGAGGCGGCATTTGCACAGCGACAGACGTTCCAGCTCGCGCAACGGCCGCCAGGCCTGGTCCAGACAATAGGCGCGCCAATGCCACGGCAGCGCGACGTCGGCGGCGGTGTCGAGGAGTAAACGAAAGGAAGTTTCGGCGATGGTCCAGGGCGAGGTTGCCGTGCAACAGGCCAGATACCGGCCTTCGGCCAGGTAATGTTCGATCAGGCGCGGTTCATCAGGATCCATTGCGCAACGGATCTGGCGACTCATCCAGCGCCAGCTTTCGAGGTACGGCTGCTCGTGCAAGGCAGAACTCATAATCCGGGCTCATTCCGTAATGAGATTTATTATTAGATGATAATGAGAACCAACACACCCCCGCTATTGTTTGTCAGCGACTCTGTGGGAGCAAAGCTTGCTCCTACAGTTCGGCATGTGAGGCACAAAAAAAAGCGCGCCATCCGTTGGGATGGCGCGCCTTTTTGTGGAACGGTGCGGTTTTAGCTACCCGCGACCGTCATCCGCTCGATCAACACCGAACCGGTGCGGATATTGCTGCGCAGCTCCAGGTCATTACCCACCGCGACGATCTGCTTGAACATGTCACGCATGTTGCCGGCAATCGTCACTTCCTGGACCGCGAACTGGATTTCGCCGTTCTCGACCCAGAAACCCGCCGCGCCGCGCGAGTAATCGCCGGTCACCATGTTCAGGCCATGGCCCATCAACTCGGTGACCAGCAACCCGCGACCCATGCGCCGCAGCAGTGCCGCCTGGTCTTCGTCGCCATGGGTGACGAACAGGTTGTGCACGCCGCCAGCGTTGGCGGTGCTCGGCATGCCGAGTTTGCGCCCGGAATAGGTGCCGAGAATGTACGAGACCAGCACGCCATTTTCGACGAACGGCTTGGCATAAGTCGCCAGACCATCGCCATCGAACGCCGAGCTGCCCATCGCGCGCATCAAGTGCGGACGCTCATCGAGGGTCAGCCATTCCGGGAACAGCTTCTGCCCAAGCGAGCCTTCCAGAAACGACGATTTGCGATACAGACTGCCGCCGGACACCGCCGAGAGGAAGCTGCCGAACAAACCACCGGCCAGCTCCGCCGAAAACAGCACCGGCACTTCACAGGTCGGCACCGGACGCGCGCCCAGACGGCTCGCCGCCCGTTGCGCGGCACGTTGGCCGATGCTCACCGGGTCTGCCAGCAAACTGCCCTGACGGCTGACGTCATACCAATAATCACGCTGCATCTGCCCTTCGGCCTCGGCGATCATCACGCAACTGAGGCTGTGGCGGGTCGACGCATAACCGCCGATAAAACCGTGGCTGTTGCCGTAAACGCGGCAGCCCTGATGCGTGCTGAGCGTGGTGCCGTCGGCGTTCTTGATCCGGCTATCGGTATCAAACGCTGCCGCTTCGCAGCTCAGCGCCATTTCGATGGCTTGCTCCGGGGTGATGTCCCATTCGTGGAACAGGTCGAAATCCTGCAGATCCTTGGCCATCAGCGCCGCATCGGCGAGGCCCGACGCCTCGTCTTCCGAGGTGTGCTTGGCGATCGCCAGCGCGGCGGCGACGGTTTCACGAATCGCCTCCGGGCCACTGGCCGAAGTGCTCGCCGAGCCTTTGCGCTGGCCGACGTACAAGGTGATGCCAAACCCCTGATCGCGATTGAATTCGACGGTTTCGACTTCGCGCTGGCGTACCGACGTGGACAGGCCCTGCTCCAGCGACACCGCGACTTCACAGGCGCTGGCGCCCTGACGTTTGGCTTCAGCGATGATCTGCTCGACTTGCTCTTGCAGTGCCGGCAACGCTTGTGGGCCGACGCTTTCAACTGCACTCATGCTGTTCTCCACTCAAATTCTGCTTTCGGCTAGGGCCATCGAGCGACCGGGCCGGACAAGCGGCCCCCGACTGGTTATCATGGCGGCGTTTCTTTGCGGACGGCCACCATGGTTGATTCTTACGACGACTCCCTCGATACGGGAGAAAAAAGCAAATCCCAGGTCAAACGCGAGCTGCATGCTCTGGTTGACCTCGGCGAACGCCTTACAACGCTCAAGCCTGACTTGCTGGCAAAACTGCCGTTGACCGACGCTATGCGCCGGGCTCTGGCCGATGCGCCCAAGCACACCGCGAATATCGCGCGTAAACGGCACCTCATGTTCATCGGCAAACTGATGCGCGATCAGGACACTGACGCCATTTTGACCTTGCTCGATCAACTCGATGCCTCCACCCGGCAATACAACGAACGATTCCATGGCCTGGAACGCTGGCGCGATCGCTTGATCGCAGGCGATGACGCGGTCCTGGAGAAATTCGTTGTCGATTACCCGGAAGCTGATCGTCAACAGTTGCGCTCCCTGATCCGTCAGGCCCAGCACGAACTGGCGACCAACAAGCCGCCGGCAACCAGCCGCAAAATCTTCAAGTACATTCGTGAGCTGGACGAGACTCAACGCGGTCTGCGTTAAGTCCCGAATCGGGTGAGTCGCCACGCGGCTCACCCGAAGCTTCACTTATTCAAAAGCCCTTACTATTCCAAAGACCTTACTATTCAAAAACCCTTACGATCCTGTACCACCGACAGTGATCGCATCAATTTTCAGGGTTGGCTGGCCGACACCCACCGGCACCGACTGCCCATCCTTGCCGCAAGTCCCGACGCCGCTGTCCAGCGACAAGTCGTTACCCACCATCGACACTTTGCTCATCGCCTCCGGGCCGTTGCCGATCAACGTTGCGCCTTTGACCGGAGCGGTGATTTTGCCGTCCTCGATCAAATACGCCTCGCTGGTGGAGAACACGAACTTGCCGCTGGTGATATCCACCTGACCACCGCCGAGGTTGGCGCAGTAGATACCGCGTTTCACCGACGCAATGATTTCTGCCGGATCACTCTCGCCGGCGAGCATGTAAGTGTTGGTCATGCGCGGCATCGGCAGGTGCGCGTAGGATTCGCGACGACCGTTGCCGGTGCGCGCCACGCCCATCAATCGGGCGTTGAGTTTGTCTTGCATATAACCCTTGAGTACGCCGTTTTCGATCAGCGTGGTGCACTCGGTCGGGGTGCCTTCGTCATCGACGCTCAACGAGCCGCGACGCCCGGCCAGCGTGCCGTCATCGACGATGGTGCAGAGTTTCGACGCAACCATCTCGCCCATGCGCCCGCTGTAAGCCGAGCTGCCCTTGCGGTTGAAATCGCCTTCCAGACCGTGGCCGACCGCTTCGTGCAACAGCACGCCGGACCAGCCCGAACCGAGTACCACCGGCAACGTGCCGGCCGGCGCCGGAATCGCTTCCAGATTGACCAGCGCCTGGCGCAAGGCTTCACGGGCATAGCCCATGGCGCGGTCTTCGGCGAGGAAATAACGGTAATCGGTACGACCGCCGCCGCCATGCCCACCGCGCTCGCGGCGGCCATTCTGCTCGACGATCACGCTGACGTTGAAGCGCACCAGTGGCCGCACATCCGCCGCCAGGCTGCCGTCGGTGGACGCAACGAGAATGCGTTCCCAGACCCCGGCCATGCTCACGGTGACTTGCTGAATGCGCGGGTCGAGGGCGCGCGTGGCGATGTCGATGCGCTTGAGCAGGTCGACCTTCTCGGCGCGGGTCAGCACTTCAAGCGGGTTGTCCGGCCCGTACAACTGGGCGACATCCTGCGTGGTAAACGCTTGCACGGTGCCGTTCTGCCCGGCGCGGGAGATCGAGCGCGCGGCTCGGGCCGCTGCGCCCAGCGCTTCGAGGGTGATCGCGTTGCTGTAGGCGAAACCGGTTTTTTCACCCGATTGCGCGCGTACGCCGACACCCTGGTCGAGGTTGAAGCTGCCTTCCTTGACGATGCCGTCTTCCAGCGCCCAGGATTCGGAAATCTGCCCCTGGAAATACAGATCGGCGGCATCAATGCCTGGCCCGGCCAGATCACCGAGCACACTTTGCAGGCTTTCGATGGTCACGCCGCCGGGCGCTAACAGGTGGTCACTGACTGAGGACAACAACTCGCTCATATGCTTTACGCCTTAAATTCATCGTTCTGAGGCAGGTCGCTGGGCGCCCTGCGAGAAAAAGCGCCGGTGACTGGAAACCGGCATCCGCGCCCGGATGGACGCCTGTTCGCTGCTATCGCGTTCGGCCAGCAGCACGGCCTCGCCTTGATCCTGTTGCGCCAATACGCGACCCCACGGGTCAACGATGGCGGCATGTCCGTAAGTCTCTCGCGGCCCCGGATGGACGCCACCCTGGGCGGCCGCCAGCACATAACACTGGGTTTCGATGGCGCGGGCACGAATCAGCACGTCCCAATGCGCCGCGCCGGTCACGGCGGTAAACGCCGACGGTGCAGTGATCAACTCGGCCCCGGCGGCGCGCAGTTCGCTGTACAGCTCCGGGAAACGCAAGTCATAACACACGCTCAGGCCCACACGTCCAACGGGCGTGTCCGCAACCACGACACCACTGCCATAAGCATAGTCATCGGATTCACGATAACGCCCGCGATTGTCCGCCACATCGACGTCGAACAGGTGCAGCTTGTCATACCGTGCAACGGTTTCGCCGTGATCATCCACCAGCAGCGAGCAGGCATGCACTTTGGCCAACGGTGCATCGACCGGCGGCAACGGCAAAGTGCCGGCGACTATCCATAACTTGAGGGCGCGAGCGGTGTCTTTCAACCATGGCAGGATCGGGCCTTCGCCCATGGCCTCGGCGCGACCGATGGCAGCGGTGTCGCGGCGGCCCATGGCGGCGAAGTTTTCCGGCAGCACTGCCAGGCGTGCGCCGCCGTTCGCCGCGTGTTCGAGCAGGCGCCGGGCCTGCGCAAGATTGGCCAGCACATCGCTCTGGCTGACCATTTGAATCACCGCAACAGACATGGCGCCTCCCATTCCAAAACATCACAGAACCCGTAGGGGCAGCGCCATGCTACTCCATCAAACCCGGGGGAAGATTCTCAAAAAGGCTTCTCGAAGGTGATTTTCGGTTCTTTCCACGGGCCTTTGACGGTGTATTTGACGCTGGCGAAACGTGCCACGCGGTCGCCGATCAGCTTGTCGATCAGGAACAACGCGCCGCCAATGGCCGGGGCGCCGACGATCAGCGCGGCAATCGGCAGGTTGTTGGTCACCGGCAAGGTCACCAGCAACTTGGCATCGACCTTGTCTTCAACCAGATTCAACGTGCCGTTGAGTTCGATATTGCTCGACGGACCGGTCATCAGGATCGGCTCGCGCGTCACGTAGACGCCGTTGCTCGCCACCAGCAGGCCTTTGACCCGGTCGTAGCTCAGGCCTTTGCCGAACAGATCGGAGAAGTCCAGGCGCAAGCGACGACCGATGGAGTTGAAGTTGAGCAGGCCGAACACCCGCAATGCCTGGGCGCTGCCCTCGACTTCGACGAACTGCCCTTTATTCAGCGACGCGTCGAGGCTGCCGGAGAAGCGTTTGGTCGCGACCCACGCCGGCGAGCCGGGCCAGCGGCCATCGACGTCCATGTGAAATTCTTCACTGGTCACGCTCGGCGCAAAACCCCAGCCCTTCAACACATCGGCGAGGTTCTTGCCGCTGATCCGGCCCTTGTACCAACTGTTGGTCGCGCCCGGCGCGCCTTCCCAGCCGCCGCTGCCCTGCAACAAAATGCCTTTGAGGCCCATGTCCAGCGTGTTGAGCGCGATGCCCTTGGCGGTCGGGCGCACTTTCAGCGACCACGCGCCGACCAGGTCATTGCCCTGGAACAACTGATTGATGGTGATATCCAGCGCCGGAATCTTCGTCGGGTCGACGTCCACCAGCGGGTCCGGCGAGTTTTCGTCGGCCAGCGCGGTCGGGTCGGGAGCGGGCAACTTCACGTATTGCAGATTGATCGCAATCGGCGCGGCTTTCGCGTCGGGGATCGTCGCGCTGCCCTTCACCTGTTGGCTGTCGAGTTGCAACGCCCACACCGACGGCTTGCGGTTCAACTGCACCGAGGCCTGATCCAGCGTGGTGCCGATGCCGCTGAGCTTGCCTACTTTGAAATCCGCGCCGCTGAGCAACTGCTTGGCGCTGCCACCCGGATCCTGGCCGGCGTATTTATCGGCCAAGGCCTTCCACGGCCCGACGTCCAATTCGGACAACACACCGCTGATGCGCAAGCCTTTACTCGCCGGCAACACGGCATTGCCGGCACCGAGGAACAATTCACCACGACCGTCGGCAAAATTGCCCGGTGGCGAAGCGAAGGTGAAATTCGCCAGATCGCCATACGTCACCCAATAACGCCGCTCCGGCCCTTGCAGGGTCATGCGGAACACCGTGTCGCGCCCGACATCGGCGGCCATGCCGAACGGCGCCGGCAAATCGACCGCAACGCCTTGCAGATTGGAGCTGACGATCAACTGGCTGTCGGCGCCATTCAGGTTCAATTGCAGCTGATAAGGCACGGTGCCGGAGACCGGCAACGGCTGCGTCACCGCGAGCCAGTCAGTGAGTTTCTTGACCTCGACCTGACCGGAAGCGGCGACTCGCGTATCGAGTTTGCCCGGGCTGCCATCAGCGAAAATCTGCGCGGTCACCGGTTTGTCGAAAGCGCGTGCGCTGATGTTTTGCCCGCTCAAACCCTTGTTGCTGTCGAAACGGAAATCGCCCTTGAGCTGCGTCAGTTCCAGCGACGGTTCAGCCAGCTTCAGCCGGGCCTTGGCGGTTTTGAAGTCGACCAGAATATTCGGTTGATCACCCTTGGCCAGCGGAATATCCAGCTTCAGTTTGCCTTGCAGATCGCCCTCGCCTTCCCAACCGGCGAAGGTCTCGGCGGTGCCAATCGGCGCTTGCTGGAGGATTTTCAAACCATCGCCCAAGCCGCCGGCGAATGCGCCGTCGAGGAACATGTGGACGTTTTGCCCGGCCGGTGCGTGCGGGATGTTGACGTAAACATCGCGCACCTGGGTGTCGAGCAACTGACCCTTGCTGGCCAGAATGCGCACGCCGCTGTCTTCGATAAACACGTCGCCACTGACTTTGCTGATGTGCGGCCAGCCTGGCTGGAAGGCCAGTTCGGCGTCGTGGACCTTGAAGAACAGGCTGATGCTGCGCGCGGTATCCGCCGCGCCGTGGTTCAGCGAGCCTTGATACTGGAAGAAACCTTCCTCCACCGCGCCTTTGAGAATCGCCGTGCGCAGCCATTCATCGAGCGCCGGGCTGAGCACCGTGGGCAGGTACTTGGCGGTGTATTTGCCGTCGCCCTCGACCAGACCGACGCGCAGGTCCATGTAGTCTTCCTGGCTGCGGTCGAAGTGCAGGCGAATCAGGAAGTCGCCGGCAATCTTGCCCTCTTCGCCGAGCACCTTGAGGTACGGCGCGACGAGGGTGAAACCTTCTTTATCCAGCTTCCAGGTCAGCCGCGCATTGGCCTGAATGTATTGCCATGGCTTGGCGAAAATCGGGTCCAGGTGCAGGACGAAGTCTTTGCTGTCCATGCGCAGCTCGCCGTGACCGAGGTCGCCGCTGATGCTGCCGCTGACATTTCGCGCCGCCGGAGCGCCGTGGTAGGCGTCGAAGCCGACCCGCTCCAGATTCGCGGCGAAACTGAATTTGCTGTCGTCGGTGGCGTAAGGGCGCATGTCCAGCAGCACATTGCGCAATGCGCCGGTGACTTTGAGTTTTTCGACGGCGGTGGCCACGCCTTGCGGCAGTGGGCCCAGCGCGTTGATCAACGGCGTCAGCGGGGTCAAATCGAGGCGATCGGCTTGCAGGTGCCAAAGCTCCTGCTCTGTACCGCTGGCGACGCTTTGTTTGATTTGCAGATGAGTTTCCCAGCGCGTGTCGCCGAGGTTCATCGACAGCGAATCGAGGGTGAGCAATGCGCCCTCGGTGCTGCGTTGGAAATAAGCATTGAGCGCCAGATTGTTGATCTGGATCGGCTTGCGCTCGGCGTAAGCGCCCTTGAGTTGCGGGGCGTTCAGACGAATCGCCGCGCTTTGCACGGTGCCCTCGCCCCAGTTCAGCCACACCTCACCGCCCGCCTTGAGCTCAGAGAAATTCCATTGCTGGGTCAGGCGCTCGGGCAACCATTTCGACCAATCGCTTTGCGGCAAACTGACATAGGCATCAGCCTTGCCGTCCTTCCAAGCGTTGGCGCGCACGCGGGTGCGCAGGCTCATGGCGACCGGTTGGCCATCGGGCAACGTCAGGCGCGCATCGAGACGTTGCCGCGACGCGCCGGTTTTCAGGTTCAGGCCGACATAAGTGAACGTCAGCGGCGGATGGTCGAGCGGTTGCAACGTGACCTGGCTGTCGAGCACCGACAGCTGTTCGACCATTTGCATGCGCTTGAGCAGTTGCTCCGGGTCGAGCGGCTGATCGTCTTTTACCGGCAGGCCTTCCAGCGCCCACTTGCCGTCCGCGCCTTCCTTGAGGCTGATCTTCAGCCCATTCAGCTCAAGGTGCGCAATGCGGACTTCGCGGGCCAACAGGCTGGCCCAGAGATTGGGCACCACGCGCACATTGTCCAGCCGCAAGGCATTGGTGCCGGCGCCAACGGTGACGTCATGCGCGAGCAAAATCGGCGCAAAGCCGCTCCAGTTTCCTTCAAGCGCGCCGATTTGCAGGGGCATGCCCAGCGCTTCGGTGGCTTTGGTCTCGATGTCGGCGCGGTATTCAGCCACCAGCGGCGTCAGTTCGCGGCCGAGGCTGACATACAACGCCATCAGCACCAGAACCAATGCGCACAAGCCCAGCCCCCAGCGGGTCAGTGCAGCCAAAATGCGTGTCAGACGGTCCATGTCAGTTGGCTCCCATGGCAAAAGTTCTGCAAAAAGCTGAGGCCAGCCGATCTAGTCGCGGTGAAACCTGGAGGTTCAGA
The window above is part of the Pseudomonas prosekii genome. Proteins encoded here:
- a CDS encoding FagA protein is translated as MSSALHEQPYLESWRWMSRQIRCAMDPDEPRLIEHYLAEGRYLACCTATSPWTIAETSFRLLLDTAADVALPWHWRAYCLDQAWRPLRELERLSLCKCRLKRWQSYTWQLATCELQPSIPLIELVQGFTDDQDTY
- a CDS encoding carbon-nitrogen hydrolase family protein gives rise to the protein MSVAVIQMVSQSDVLANLAQARRLLEHAANGGARLAVLPENFAAMGRRDTAAIGRAEAMGEGPILPWLKDTARALKLWIVAGTLPLPPVDAPLAKVHACSLLVDDHGETVARYDKLHLFDVDVADNRGRYRESDDYAYGSGVVVADTPVGRVGLSVCYDLRFPELYSELRAAGAELITAPSAFTAVTGAAHWDVLIRARAIETQCYVLAAAQGGVHPGPRETYGHAAIVDPWGRVLAQQDQGEAVLLAERDSSEQASIRARMPVSSHRRFFSQGAQRPASER
- the yjgA gene encoding ribosome biogenesis factor YjgA translates to MVDSYDDSLDTGEKSKSQVKRELHALVDLGERLTTLKPDLLAKLPLTDAMRRALADAPKHTANIARKRHLMFIGKLMRDQDTDAILTLLDQLDASTRQYNERFHGLERWRDRLIAGDDAVLEKFVVDYPEADRQQLRSLIRQAQHELATNKPPATSRKIFKYIRELDETQRGLR
- the tldD gene encoding metalloprotease TldD → MSELLSSVSDHLLAPGGVTIESLQSVLGDLAGPGIDAADLYFQGQISESWALEDGIVKEGSFNLDQGVGVRAQSGEKTGFAYSNAITLEALGAAARAARSISRAGQNGTVQAFTTQDVAQLYGPDNPLEVLTRAEKVDLLKRIDIATRALDPRIQQVTVSMAGVWERILVASTDGSLAADVRPLVRFNVSVIVEQNGRRERGGHGGGGRTDYRYFLAEDRAMGYAREALRQALVNLEAIPAPAGTLPVVLGSGWSGVLLHEAVGHGLEGDFNRKGSSAYSGRMGEMVASKLCTIVDDGTLAGRRGSLSVDDEGTPTECTTLIENGVLKGYMQDKLNARLMGVARTGNGRRESYAHLPMPRMTNTYMLAGESDPAEIIASVKRGIYCANLGGGQVDITSGKFVFSTSEAYLIEDGKITAPVKGATLIGNGPEAMSKVSMVGNDLSLDSGVGTCGKDGQSVPVGVGQPTLKIDAITVGGTGS
- the pmbA gene encoding metalloprotease PmbA, whose amino-acid sequence is MSAVESVGPQALPALQEQVEQIIAEAKRQGASACEVAVSLEQGLSTSVRQREVETVEFNRDQGFGITLYVGQRKGSASTSASGPEAIRETVAAALAIAKHTSEDEASGLADAALMAKDLQDFDLFHEWDITPEQAIEMALSCEAAAFDTDSRIKNADGTTLSTHQGCRVYGNSHGFIGGYASTRHSLSCVMIAEAEGQMQRDYWYDVSRQGSLLADPVSIGQRAAQRAASRLGARPVPTCEVPVLFSAELAGGLFGSFLSAVSGGSLYRKSSFLEGSLGQKLFPEWLTLDERPHLMRAMGSSAFDGDGLATYAKPFVENGVLVSYILGTYSGRKLGMPSTANAGGVHNLFVTHGDEDQAALLRRMGRGLLVTELMGHGLNMVTGDYSRGAAGFWVENGEIQFAVQEVTIAGNMRDMFKQIVAVGNDLELRSNIRTGSVLIERMTVAGS
- a CDS encoding YhdP family protein gives rise to the protein MDRLTRILAALTRWGLGLCALVLVLMALYVSLGRELTPLVAEYRADIETKATEALGMPLQIGALEGNWSGFAPILLAHDVTVGAGTNALRLDNVRVVPNLWASLLAREVRIAHLELNGLKISLKEGADGKWALEGLPVKDDQPLDPEQLLKRMQMVEQLSVLDSQVTLQPLDHPPLTFTYVGLNLKTGASRQRLDARLTLPDGQPVAMSLRTRVRANAWKDGKADAYVSLPQSDWSKWLPERLTQQWNFSELKAGGEVWLNWGEGTVQSAAIRLNAPQLKGAYAERKPIQINNLALNAYFQRSTEGALLTLDSLSMNLGDTRWETHLQIKQSVASGTEQELWHLQADRLDLTPLTPLINALGPLPQGVATAVEKLKVTGALRNVLLDMRPYATDDSKFSFAANLERVGFDAYHGAPAARNVSGSISGDLGHGELRMDSKDFVLHLDPIFAKPWQYIQANARLTWKLDKEGFTLVAPYLKVLGEEGKIAGDFLIRLHFDRSQEDYMDLRVGLVEGDGKYTAKYLPTVLSPALDEWLRTAILKGAVEEGFFQYQGSLNHGAADTARSISLFFKVHDAELAFQPGWPHISKVSGDVFIEDSGVRILASKGQLLDTQVRDVYVNIPHAPAGQNVHMFLDGAFAGGLGDGLKILQQAPIGTAETFAGWEGEGDLQGKLKLDIPLAKGDQPNILVDFKTAKARLKLAEPSLELTQLKGDFRFDSNKGLSGQNISARAFDKPVTAQIFADGSPGKLDTRVAASGQVEVKKLTDWLAVTQPLPVSGTVPYQLQLNLNGADSQLIVSSNLQGVAVDLPAPFGMAADVGRDTVFRMTLQGPERRYWVTYGDLANFTFASPPGNFADGRGELFLGAGNAVLPASKGLRISGVLSELDVGPWKALADKYAGQDPGGSAKQLLSGADFKVGKLSGIGTTLDQASVQLNRKPSVWALQLDSQQVKGSATIPDAKAAPIAINLQYVKLPAPDPTALADENSPDPLVDVDPTKIPALDITINQLFQGNDLVGAWSLKVRPTAKGIALNTLDMGLKGILLQGSGGWEGAPGATNSWYKGRISGKNLADVLKGWGFAPSVTSEEFHMDVDGRWPGSPAWVATKRFSGSLDASLNKGQFVEVEGSAQALRVFGLLNFNSIGRRLRLDFSDLFGKGLSYDRVKGLLVASNGVYVTREPILMTGPSSNIELNGTLNLVEDKVDAKLLVTLPVTNNLPIAALIVGAPAIGGALFLIDKLIGDRVARFASVKYTVKGPWKEPKITFEKPF